One Callospermophilus lateralis isolate mCalLat2 chromosome 6, mCalLat2.hap1, whole genome shotgun sequence genomic region harbors:
- the Daxx gene encoding death domain-associated protein 6, producing MATANSIIVLDDDDEDEAAAQPGPSHPLPNPASPRPEAPGSSEPHGAGGSSSSGGKKCYKLENEKLFEEFLELCKTQTSDHPEVVPFLYNRQQRAHSLFLASAEFCNILSRVLSRARNRPSKLYVYINELCTVLKAHSAKKKLNLTPAATTSSEPSGNNPPTDSASDPANAETTASETPRTRGSRRQIQRLEQLLALYVAEIRRLQEKELDLSELDDPDSTYLQEARLKRKLIRLFGRLCELKDCSSLTGRVIEQRIPYRGTRYPEVNRRIERLINKPGPDTFPDYGDVLRAIEKAATRHSLGLPRQQLQVLAQDAFRDVGVRLQERRHLDLIYNFGCHLTDDYRPGIDPALSDPALARRLRENRSLALSRLDEVITKYAMMQDKSEEGERQRRRARLPGTSSPSAEPRKALDSGEGPSGMASPKCPATSKAETDDEEDEETDEEEEEEEEEVTDSEEEEDLEQIPEGQGDDEEEEEEEEEEEERAGKDGDKSSMSPPHISNEKKLESGKEISKSSGEQQNKELTLSPASQLEEPLAPSSIHAESSGEHLEELPLEEESPMSQIFELEIEALPVDTTPSPEGSDISSSRKQTEDPLTTVLENGAAMVTSTSFNGGVSPHIWGGSSPPCKKSRKERKHKGSGPLENSFVEDQKAVHEKNGKKIYTLSSPSSPLASTIPVADSSTRVDSPSHGLVTSSLCSPSPARLSQIPQLQPPRPGTYKMSVATQCDPEEIIVLSDSD from the exons ATGGCCACCGCTAATagcatcattgtgctggatgatgatgatgaagatgaaGCAGCTGCTCAGCCAGGGCCCTCCCACCCACTTCCCAATCCGGCCTCACCCCGGCCAGAAGCCCCTGGCTCCTCTGAGCCCCATGGGGCCGGAGGAAGCAGTAGTTCGGGCGGCAAGAAATGCTACAAGTTGGAGAATGAGAAGCTGTTTGAAGAG TTCCTCGAACTGTGTAAGACACAGACATCGGACCACCCTGAGGTGGTCCCATTCCTCTATAACCGGCAGCAGCGTGCCCACTCTCTGTTTTTGGCTTCTGCGGAGTTCTGCAACATCCTTTCTCGGGTCTTATCTCGGGCCCGGAACCGGCCATCTAAGCTCTATGTCTACATCAATGAGCTCTGCACTGTTCTCAAGGCCCACTCAGCCAAGAAGAAGCTGAACCTTACTCCTGCTGCCACCACTTCTAGTGAGCCATCTGGGAATAACCCTCCCACAGATTCTGCTTCAGACCCTGCAAATGCTGAAACTACTGCTTCTGAGACCCCAAGGACCCGTGGTTCTCGGAGGCAGATCCAGCGCTTAGAGCAGCTGCTGGCACTCTACGTTGCAGAGATTCGTCGACTGCAGGAGAAAGAGCTGGATCTTTCAGAGTTGGATGACCCAGACTCCACATATCTGCAGGAGGCCCGGTTGAAGCGTAAACTGATTCGCCTCTTTGGGCGTCTGTGTGAGCTGAAGGACTGCTCTTCGTTGACAGGCCGTGTCATAGAGCAGCGCATCCCCTACCGTGGTACTCGTTACCCAGAGGTTAATAGGCGCATTGAGCGGCTCATTAACAAGCCAGGGCCTGATACCTTCCCTGACTATGGAGATGTGTTGAGGGCTATAGAGAAGGCAGCTACTCGTCACAGTCTTGGCCTTCCCCGACAGCAGCTCCAGGTCCTGGCTCAAGATGCCTTCCGAGATGTGGGCGTCAGGTTACAGGAGCGACGCCACCTTGATCTCATCTACAACTTTGGCTGTCACCTCACAGATGACTATAGGCCAG GCATTGATCCTGCACTATCGGATCCTGCATTGGCCCGGCGCCTTCGGGAAAACCGAAGCTTGGCTTTGAGCCGGCTGGATGAGGTCATTACCAAATATGCAATGATGCAAGACAAAAGTGAGGAGGGCGAGAGACAGAGGAGAAGAGCCCGGCTTCCCGGCACCTCTTCCCCCTCTGCAGAACCCCGCAAAGCCTTGGATTCTGGTGAG GGCCCTAGTGGAATGGCATCTCCAAAGTGCCCTGCTACCTCCAAGGCTGAGACAGATGATGAAgaagatgaggaaactgatgaggaggaggaggaagaggaagaggaggtcaCTGATTCTGAAGAAGAGGAGGATCTAGAACAGATACCGGAAGGTCAGGGGGATgatgaagaggaagaagaggaagaagaagaggaggaggagagagcag gtaAGGATGGAGACAAGAGCTCCATGTCCCCACCACATATTTCCAATGAAAAGAAGCTGGAATCTGGCAAAGAGATCAGCAAGTCTTCAGGGGAGCAGCAAAACAAAGAACTCACACTGTCACCAGCTTCACAGTTGGAAGAACCTCTGGCTCCCTCCAGCATTCATGCAGAAAGCAGTGGAGAACATCTTGAAGAGTTGCCCCTGGAGGAAGAGAGCCCTATGTCTCAGATCTTTGAGCTAGAGATTGAAGCATTGCCCGTGGATACTACCCCTTCCCCTGAAGGCAGCGATATTTCCTCATCCAGGAAGCAGACAGAGGATCCCCTCACCACTGTCTTGGAGAATGGGGCAGCCATGGTCACCTCCACGTCCTTTAATGGAGGTGTCTCTCCCCATATTTGGGGAGGTTCCAGTCCTCCCTGCAAGAAATCTCGGAAGGAGAGGAAGCATAAAGGATCTGGACCATTAGAAAACAG CTTTGTAGAAGATCAAAAGGCAGTGCATGAGAAGAATGGGAAGAAAATATATACCCTGTCCAGCCCATCTTCCCCCTTGGCTTCCACAATCCCAGTTGCCGATTCCTCCACGAGGGTGGACTCTCCCAGTCATGGCCTGGTGACCAGCTCCCTCTGTAGCCCTTCTCCAGCCCGGTTGTCCCAAATTCCCCAATTACAACCTCCCCGGCCTGGCACTTACAAG ATGAGTGTGGCCACACAGTGTGATCCAGAGGAAATCATCGTACTCTCAGACTCTGATTAG
- the Zbtb22 gene encoding zinc finger and BTB domain-containing protein 22, whose product MEPSGLSPSGAALPLPLSLAPPPLPLPAAAVVHVSFPEVTSALLESLNQQRLQGQLCDVSIRVQGREFRAHRAVLAASSPYFHDQVLLKGMTSISLPSVMDPGAFETVLASAYTGRLSMAAADIVNFLTVGSVLQMWHIVDKCTELLREGRASATTTISTAAATSVTVPGAGAPSGSGSTVAPTTTGSVRSHTSSRASENQSPSSSNYFSPRESTDFSSSTQEAFAASAVGSGERRGGGPVFPAPVVGSGGATSGKLLLEADELCDDGGDGRGAVVPGAGLRRPTYTPASVMPQKHWVYVKRGGNCPAPAPLVSQDPDLEEEEEEEDLVLTCEDDEDEELGGGSGVPAGGGPEATLSISDVRTLTEPPDKGEEQVNFCESSNDFGPYESGGSGAGLDDSGGPTPSSYAPTHPPRPLLPLDMQGNQILVFPSSSSSSSSQAPGQPPGNQAEHGAVTLGGPSGGGLGVPGGTGGAPGGTSSGDGNKIFLCHCGKAFSHKSMRDRHVNMHLNLRPFDCPVCNKKFKMKHHLTEHMKTHTGLKPYECGVCAKKFMWRDSFMRHRGHCERRHRMGGGGAGLGPAAPTGPALLPKRESASAGGGSGDEASGTPPSSRRVWSPPTVHKVEMGFNGGGGAN is encoded by the coding sequence ATGGAGCCATCTGGTCTATCACCCAGTGGGGCAGCACTCCCCCTGCCTCTATCGCTGGCTCCACCCCCACTGCCCCTGCCAGCCGCTGCAGTGGTACATGTGTCCTTCCCTGAAGTGACCAGTGCCCTTCTGGAGTCCCTCAATCAGCAGCGGCTTCAGGGCCAGCTCTGTGATGTATCCATCCGAGTTCAAGGCCGGGAGTTTCGGGCTCATCGGGCTGTCTTGGCTGCCTCTTCTCCTTACTTCCACGACCAGGTCCTACTCAAGGGCATGACCTCCATCTCACTGCCCAGCGTCATGGACCCAGGTGCCTTTGAGACTGTCCTGGCCTCTGCTTACACTGGCCGCCTGAGTATGGCTGCTGCTGACATTGTCAACTTCCTCACTGTGGGGTCTGTGCTCCAGATGTGGCACATTGTGGACAAGTGCACTGAACTCCTCCGAGAGGGCCGAGCATCAGCCACCACAACCATCAGTACTGCCGCAGCCACTTCTGTCACTGTCCCTGGTGCTGGGGCCCCATCAGGGAGTGGGAGTACTGTGGCCCCTACCACCACAGGCTCTGTGCGCTCCCATACCTCCAGCCGGGCCAGTGAGAATCAATCTCCCAGCAGCAGCAACTACTTCAGTCCCCGGGAGTCCACTGATTTCTCATCTTCCACCCAAGAGGCATTTGCAGCTTCTGCAGTGGGCAGTGGGGAGCGACGAGGAGGTGGCCCTGTATTCCCAGCCCCTGTAGTTGGCAGTGGGGGTGCTACCTCTGGGAAGTTGCTGCTGGAGGCAGATGAGCTATGCGATGATGGTGGGGATGGGAGGGGGGCGGTGGTCCCTGGGGCTGGGCTTCGGCGACCCACCTATACACCTGCCAGTGTCATGCCACAGAAACACTGGGTATATGTGAAACGGGGTGGAAATTGCCCTGCACCAGCACCCCTGGTTTCCCAGGACCCAGAtctagaggaagaggaggaagaggaagacctGGTGTTGACCTGTGAGGATGATGAAGATGAAGAGCTGGGGGGTGGCTCTGGGGTTCCAGCTGGGGGAGGGCCTGAGGCTACTCTCAGTATCAGTGATGTCCGGACCCTGACTGAGCCCCCAGACAAGGGCGAGGAACAGGTCAACTTCTGTGAGTCCTCTAATGACTTTGGCCCTTATGAGAGTGGGGGTTCTGGGGCAGGGCTTGATGACTCAGGGGGACCCACCCCCTCCTCCTATGCCCCCACCCATCCCCCAAGGCCCCTCCTTCCCTTAGACATGCAGGGCAACCAGATTTTGGTCTTCCCAtcatcttcctcttcctcctcctcacagGCTCCAGGCCAGCCACCAGGGAACCAGGCAGAACACGGGGCTGTCACCCTGGGGGGCCCATCAGGGGGAGGCCTGGGTGTGCCAGGTGGCACTGGTGGAGCCCCTGGAGGGACCAGCAGCGGGGACGGTAATAAGATCTTTCTGTGTCACTGCGGGAAGGCCTTCTCCCACAAGAGTATGAGGGATCGGCACGTGAACATGCACCTCAACCTGCGGCCCTTTGACTGCCCCGTGTGCAACAAAAAGTTCAAGATGAAACATCACCTGACGGAGCACATGAAGACACATACAGGTCTCAAGCCCTACGAGTGCGGTGTCTGTGCCAAGAAGTTCATGTGGCGAGACAGTTTCATGCGTCACCGGGGACACTGTGAGCGCCGGCACCGCATGGGTGGGGGCGGGGCGGGACTTGGACCTGCAGCGCCCACTGGGCCAGCCTTGCTTCCCAAGAGAGAGTCTGCCAGTGCGGGCGGGGGCAGTGGTGACGAGGCGAGTGGCACGCCCCCATCCAGCAGACGAGTCTGGTCCCCACCCACTGTCCACAAGGTGGAGATGGGCTTCAATGGGGGCGGCGGAGCAAACTGA
- the Tapbp gene encoding tapasin isoform X2 — MKPLSLLLAVTLGLATTVSAGPSAIECWFVEDVGGGGLAKRPAALLLRQGPEGPPPRPDLDPKLYLKVDDPTGTLQAAFRRYPRGVPAPHCEISRYIPLPASANWASGLTPERSCPRALDGAWLTVSMSSSVLSLSSLLRLQPESQPEPVLITVATVVLTVLTHTPAPRIRLGQDAILDLSFAYMPPTLEATASLAPSPPPFGLEWRRQHLGKGHLLLAATPGLGGQMPAAREGAVVFAAWDDDDPWGPWTGNGTFWLPAVRPFQEGTYLATVHLPYLQGQVSLELTMHKPPKVSLSPAPLVWAAPGEAPPELLCLVSHFYPSEGLEVEWELRGGSESGSQKAEGQRWLSSLRHHSDGSVSLSGHLQLPPITAEQHGARYICRVHHSSLPASGRSAEVTVEVAGFSGPSLEDGVGLFLSAFLLLGLFKVLGWVENTVKALSTTLWKLPSSLALATVAAPKLYPITCSYSLKTSYTEWLEFFFFFFFFLKTNLIAFVFLKLLGSGSQNFWYQDFLKNYQSGLLAHACN, encoded by the exons ATGAAgcccctgtccctgctccttGCTGTGACTTTGG GCCTGGCGACCACCGTCTCAGCAGGACCATCTGCGATCGAGTGTTGGTTCGTGGAGGATGTGGGCGGGGGCGGCCTGGCCAAGAGACCCGCTGCACTGCTTCTGCGCCAGGGACCCGAGGGACCGCCACCCCGGCCAGACCTCGACCCTAAGCTCTACCTCAAAGTGGACG ACCCCACGGGCACCCTGCAGGCTGCCTTCAGGAGGTACCCCCGGGGCGTCCCCGCACCACACTGCGAGATAAGCCGATACATCCCGCTCCCTGCCTCTGCAAATTGGGCCAGCGGCCTGACCCCGGAGCGGAGCTGCCCGCGGGCCCTGGACGGGGCTTGGCTGACCGTCAGCATGTCCAGCTCGGTTCTTAGCCTCTCCAGCCTCTTGCgactccagccagagtctcagccGGAGCCTGTTCTTATCACCGTGGCAACAG TGGTGCTGACTGTCCTCACCCACACCCCTGCCCCCCGAATCCGACTGGGACAAGATGCTATATTGGACTTGAGTTTTGCCTACATGCCCCCAACCCTCGAGGCTACTGCATCTCTGGCCCCAAGTCCCCCTCCCTTTGGGCTGGAGTGGCGACGACAGCACCTGGGTAAGGGGCACCTGCTCCTGGCTGCAACTCCTGGGCTGGGTGGACAGATGCCAGCAGCCCGAGAAGGAGCAGTGGTGTTTGCTGCTTGGGATGATGATGATCCATGGGGCCCATGGACTGGGAACGGGACCTTCTGGCTGCCTGCCGTGCGACCCTTTCAGGAGGGCACCTATCTAGCCACTGTACACCTGCCATACCTGCAAGGACAGGTCTCCCTGGAGCTTACTATGCACA AGCCCCCCAAAGTGTCCCTGTCACCAGCACCCCTTGTTTGGGCTGCCCCAGGGGAGGCACCTCCAGAGTTGCTGTGCCTTGTGTCCCACTTCTACCCTTCCGAGGGCCTGGAGGTAGAGTGGGAGCTCCGGGGTGGCTCAGAGAGTGGATCTCAGAAGGCAGAGGGGCAGAGGTGGCTCTCCTCTCTGCGCCACCATTCAGATGGCTCTGTCAGTCTCTCTGGACACCTGCAGCTGCCCCCAATCACTGCTGAGCAGCATGGGGCTCGGTACATCTGTCGTGTCCACCACTCCAGCCTGCCCGCCTCGGGGCGCAGTGCTGAGGTCACTGTGGAGGTGGCAG gtTTCTCTGGGCCCTCCCTTGAGGATGGCGTAGGGCTCTTCCTGTCTGCCTTCCTCCTCCTGGGACTCTTCAAGGTGCTGGGCTGGGTCG aaaacacagtgaaggcACTCAGCACTACCCTGTGGAAGCTACCATCATCTCTGGCCCTAGCTACTGTAGCAGCTCCCAAACTGTATCCCATCACCTGCTCCTACTCTCTCAAAACTTCCTACACTGAAtggctggaattttttttttttttttttttttttttaaagacaaatcTTATTGCATTTGTCTTCTTAAAGCTCTTGGGCAGTGGTTCTCAAAATTTTTGGTATCAGGACTTTCTTAAAAATTATCAGTCAGGCCTGTTGGCACATGCGTGTAATTAG
- the Tapbp gene encoding tapasin isoform X1, whose amino-acid sequence MKPLSLLLAVTLGLATTVSAGPSAIECWFVEDVGGGGLAKRPAALLLRQGPEGPPPRPDLDPKLYLKVDDPTGTLQAAFRRYPRGVPAPHCEISRYIPLPASANWASGLTPERSCPRALDGAWLTVSMSSSVLSLSSLLRLQPESQPEPVLITVATVVLTVLTHTPAPRIRLGQDAILDLSFAYMPPTLEATASLAPSPPPFGLEWRRQHLGKGHLLLAATPGLGGQMPAAREGAVVFAAWDDDDPWGPWTGNGTFWLPAVRPFQEGTYLATVHLPYLQGQVSLELTMHKPPKVSLSPAPLVWAAPGEAPPELLCLVSHFYPSEGLEVEWELRGGSESGSQKAEGQRWLSSLRHHSDGSVSLSGHLQLPPITAEQHGARYICRVHHSSLPASGRSAEVTVEVAGFSGPSLEDGVGLFLSAFLLLGLFKVLGWVAAYLIIHKDSKEKKTQ is encoded by the exons ATGAAgcccctgtccctgctccttGCTGTGACTTTGG GCCTGGCGACCACCGTCTCAGCAGGACCATCTGCGATCGAGTGTTGGTTCGTGGAGGATGTGGGCGGGGGCGGCCTGGCCAAGAGACCCGCTGCACTGCTTCTGCGCCAGGGACCCGAGGGACCGCCACCCCGGCCAGACCTCGACCCTAAGCTCTACCTCAAAGTGGACG ACCCCACGGGCACCCTGCAGGCTGCCTTCAGGAGGTACCCCCGGGGCGTCCCCGCACCACACTGCGAGATAAGCCGATACATCCCGCTCCCTGCCTCTGCAAATTGGGCCAGCGGCCTGACCCCGGAGCGGAGCTGCCCGCGGGCCCTGGACGGGGCTTGGCTGACCGTCAGCATGTCCAGCTCGGTTCTTAGCCTCTCCAGCCTCTTGCgactccagccagagtctcagccGGAGCCTGTTCTTATCACCGTGGCAACAG TGGTGCTGACTGTCCTCACCCACACCCCTGCCCCCCGAATCCGACTGGGACAAGATGCTATATTGGACTTGAGTTTTGCCTACATGCCCCCAACCCTCGAGGCTACTGCATCTCTGGCCCCAAGTCCCCCTCCCTTTGGGCTGGAGTGGCGACGACAGCACCTGGGTAAGGGGCACCTGCTCCTGGCTGCAACTCCTGGGCTGGGTGGACAGATGCCAGCAGCCCGAGAAGGAGCAGTGGTGTTTGCTGCTTGGGATGATGATGATCCATGGGGCCCATGGACTGGGAACGGGACCTTCTGGCTGCCTGCCGTGCGACCCTTTCAGGAGGGCACCTATCTAGCCACTGTACACCTGCCATACCTGCAAGGACAGGTCTCCCTGGAGCTTACTATGCACA AGCCCCCCAAAGTGTCCCTGTCACCAGCACCCCTTGTTTGGGCTGCCCCAGGGGAGGCACCTCCAGAGTTGCTGTGCCTTGTGTCCCACTTCTACCCTTCCGAGGGCCTGGAGGTAGAGTGGGAGCTCCGGGGTGGCTCAGAGAGTGGATCTCAGAAGGCAGAGGGGCAGAGGTGGCTCTCCTCTCTGCGCCACCATTCAGATGGCTCTGTCAGTCTCTCTGGACACCTGCAGCTGCCCCCAATCACTGCTGAGCAGCATGGGGCTCGGTACATCTGTCGTGTCCACCACTCCAGCCTGCCCGCCTCGGGGCGCAGTGCTGAGGTCACTGTGGAGGTGGCAG gtTTCTCTGGGCCCTCCCTTGAGGATGGCGTAGGGCTCTTCCTGTCTGCCTTCCTCCTCCTGGGACTCTTCAAGGTGCTGGGCTGGGTCG CTGCCTACCTGATCATTCATAAGGATTCCAAGGAGAAG aaaacacagtga